In Vidua chalybeata isolate OUT-0048 chromosome 5, bVidCha1 merged haplotype, whole genome shotgun sequence, one genomic interval encodes:
- the AVPR1A gene encoding vasopressin V1a receptor, with the protein MRLAGGAGSPRAVPLPGNGSWWRAAEPGGGSSPSPEAWSGSPNGSLGGWDPFGRDEELAKLEIAVLAVTFAVAVVGNGSVLLALRRTPRKASRMHLFIRHLSLADLVVAFFQVLPQLCWEVTHRFHGPDGLCRVVKHLQVFGMFASAYMLVAMTADRYIAVCHPLKTLQQPTKRSYGMIAAAWALSLLLSTPQYFIFSLSEVERGSQVYDCWAHFIMPWGPRAYITWITGGIFIAPVLILIICYGFICYRIWRNVRGKTRPGEAAAAGGGRRAGDDGGPRRGLLLAPCVSNVKTISRAKIRTVKMTFVIVSVYVVCWAPFFTIQMWSVWDQRFPWVDSENTATTVTALLASLNSCCNPWIYMFFSGHLLQDCLQSFPCCQKIKQTLSKEDSNSNSRRQTSFTNNRSPTHSLNTWREMPHSKSTSFIPIPT; encoded by the exons ATGCGCCTCGCCGGGGGCGCCGGCTCCCCCCGGGCTGTGCCTTTACCCGGGAATGGCAGCTGGTGGCGGGCGGCGGAGCcgggcggcggcagcagccccagtcccGAGGCGTGGTCGGGGTCGCCGAACGGCAGCCTTGGCGGCTGGGACCCCTTCGGGCGGGACGAGGAGCTGGCGAAGCTGGAGATCGCGGTGCTGGCCGTCACCTTCGCGGTGGCGGTGGTGGGGAACGGCAGCGTGCTGCTGGCGCTGCGGCGCACGCCGCGCAAGGCGTCCCGCATGCACCTCTTCATCCGCCACCTCAGCCTGGCCGACCTGGTGGTGGCCTTCTTCCAggtgctgccccagctctgctgggaggtgACCCACCGCTTCCACGGCCCCGACGGGCTCTGCCGCGTCGTCAAGCACCTGCAGGTCTTCGGCATGTTCGCCTCAGCGTACATGCTGGTGGCCATGACCGCCGACCGCTACATCGCCGTCTGCCACCCGCTGAAGACGCTGCAGCAGCCCACCAAGCGCTCGTACGGGATGATCGCGGCGGCCTGGGCGCTCAGCCTGCTGCTCAGCACCCCGCAGTACTTCATCTTCTCCCTCAGCGAAGTGGAGCGCGGCTCGCAGGTCTATGACTGCTGGGCGCACTTCATCATGCCCTGGGGGCCCCGCGCCTACATCACTTGGATCACCGGCGGCATCTTCATCGCGCctgtcctcatcctcatcatctGCTACGGCTTCATCTGCTACCGCATCTGGCGCAACGTCCGGGGCAAGACGCGCCCGGGGGAGGCGGCAGCAGCGGGTGGCGGGCGGCGGGCAGGTGATGATGGTGGCCCGCGACGGGGGCTGCTGCTCGCCCCTTGTGTCAGCAACGTCAAAACCATCTCCCGCGCCAAGATCCGCACCGTCAAGATGACCTTCGTCATCGTCTCGGTGTACGTCGTTTGCTGGGCGCCCTTCTTCACCATCCAGATGTGGTCCGTCTGGGACCAGCGCTTCCCCTGGGTCG ATTCTGAAAACACTGCAACTACTGTTACGGCTCTGCTGGCCAGCCTGAACAGTTGCTGTAACCCGTGGATCTACATGTTTTTCAGTGGGCACCTCCTCCAAGACTGCCTACAGAGCTTCCCTTGCTGccaaaaaataaagcaaacgCTGAGTAAAGAAGATTCAAACAGCAATAGCAGGCGACAGACCTCTTTCACCAACAACAGAAGCCCAACTCACAGCCTAAACACATGGAGAGAGATGCCCCACTCCAAATCGACCAGCTTCATCCCCATCCCAACATGA